Genomic segment of Candidatus Chlorohelix allophototropha:
TCAGAACCGAGACCTAGTTGACAGGTTTGAGTGGTCGGATGTGGTTCTTGAAAAATTCGGAAGACGTAGCCCTCTCGAAGGCATGGTTAAAGTTTCAAATCGAACTCGCTCGGCAGTTTCAAAACGAAGAATAGCAGTTCGTACCAAAAACGAGAATGTTGACGAACCTATTCCTCAATTTGAAGGTGCTGACAAAGAAACCGGAATAACCCTGTATCTAGACTTGATGCCGTTTGATGATGTACGCACTTGTGCTAGCATGATTTATTTCCTAAGCAATAAAGGTGGTGAAACACCGGGTATTGACGCCTTTAATGCAAAATTCAAGTCGGAGTTGGCGGAATCCACCGAGCGTTTGACTACTATTGCCAATGCAATGAAGTCATTCTATGTCCAGCAAGCTAACGGCGTTTGGATAGAAAAAGGTTATACCGAAGAAACGGAAATGCTCGAAAGATTATCCGCTAGTGCAGCAAGCAAGGAAGAGTCTAACAAAAATAAGGATTCCAAATTACGTAGAGGCTATGTTTCTCCTTATAAGTTGGGGAAGGGTGGTGTTGCTCCAAAAACGCGTACGCCCGTAGCTACCCCAAAGGTTGCAGCTTTACCTAAAGTGACATCGGTTAGTAAGACTACCAGTAGTGCAGATGAGGACTGGTTTTATTCAGATTTTGGCAAGCTTGATAAAAAAGAGAGTAGCCAGCCAGTAGCCAGTGCTATAAGCACGCCAGCGCCAAAACCAGCACCAACCCCTCGTGCTGCTACCCCGGTTCGCTCAGCTAAACCGGCAGTAAGACCAACTCCTGCGCCTAAAGTTGCAAAGGTAAAGGAAGAAAAGCCAGTAGTATCAAAGAATGAAAGAACTGTCGCAATGCCATTTGGTGTATCACTCGGTATGGGTGCACTTAATCTTTTCACGTTCAGTCGAATCATTCGGGGGTTATGGCTTGACCCACGCACTTTAGGCTTACGAATATCGGGCATTAGCGGTAATTCTGCCTTGCTTATGGATTTATTTGGTACGGTTGCCACTGATGCCGATGCCCGTCAAAATGCGATTAATCGTCTGCGTAGCAACATTGATAATGGTCCAATCGCAAAGAATGTTATCTTGCATTATACGATTTATCCCTTCCTGAAGCCGGTGTTGGATGCTGTTGCTTCCCCGGAAATAGATCGGGTTATTCGTAAGGTTAAGGTACGGGCTGTTGAACAAGTTGCTGCTCCGGTTAAAAACCCTGTAGAAAGCAAGCCAATTGCAACAACTGCCAAAGTTCCGGTAGCAAAGCCGGTAGAAGCGCCAAAGCCAGTTACTCCTGTGCCAGTGGTTGAGGCTGTAAAGCCAGTAGAGGCGCCGAAACCAGCAGAAGCGCCAAAGCCAGTTACTCCTGCTCCGGTGGTTGAAGCAGCCAAGAAGGTAGAGCCACCAAAACCAGTGGAAGCTCCGAAGCCAGTTACTCCTGTGCCAGTGGTTGAAGCTGTAAAGCCAGTAGAGGCGCCGAAACCAGCAGAAGCTCCGAAGCCAGTTACTCCTGCTCTGGTGGTTGAAGCAACCAAGAAGGTAGAGCCACCAAAACCAGCAGAAGCTCCAAAGCCCGTTGCATCCGCTCCGACCGTAGCAGCCGTAAAACCGGTAGAAGCCCCGAAGCCAGCGGAAGCTCCAAAGCCAGTTACTCCTGCTCCGGTGGTTGAAGCAGCCAAGAAGGTAGAGCCACCAAAACCAGCAGAAGCGCCAAAGCCAGTTACCCCGGCTCCGGTGGTTGAGGCTATCAAGAAGGTAGAGCCACCAAAGCCAGCGGAAGCGCCAAAGCCTGTAACGCCCGCTCCGACCGTAGCGTTTGTAAAGCCGGTGGAAGCTCCGAAGCCAATAACCTCTTCTCCGGTGGTTGATGCTGCAAAAAAAGCAATGGAAGCTAAACCAAATGAAGCGACTAGTCCGGCTGCTAAAACGCCAGAGAAACCAAAAGTTGAGGAGAAGTTGCCAGTACAGCAACCTCCAAAAGTAGATGCTGCTGGTATTGAAGGGACAGACGCAACTACAAAAATAAATATTTCTGCCCCTAAAGTAACCGACCCGACTGCTTCGCTTGGTAAAGAAGACGAGAAGCCACCTGAACCAAGTAAGCTAGATAAAATTTAGCCCCTTGCCCCTTCCTGAAACTAATGGGAAGGGGCTTTTTTTACCTTTGATCTCAAAAACTAACCGCAATCAATACAAATAAATACCATGCCCTTTATACCCCTGTTTCTTGTTTGGGGTATAATAATATCCCGGATTAGTAATGCGGATGATCGAGGAGCACTTAGTAAAACTCTGTGAAAAAAAAGCGTGCCAGAATTACCCGATTCCCTTCAAGCGGAGTTGCTTTGCTTATGCTTCTGAACCTCTTGCTGGTAGCTTGCGGACTTGATGCCAATACATCAGCTACTCCGGTAAATGTTCCTACCCCACTTCCCGGCTTTAAAGGAAGTATTCAAATCGGCGCTATGTTCGACCTGACAACCGCTCCTACAGAAGACGCGCGAGAGTACGCCGCCGGGGTAAGTGGTTATATAAACTATCTAAATTCTACAGGGGGGGCAGCAGGTTACCGGATAGATATGCGCGTAGTAAATTATGCTGGGAAAGCTCCAGTAGCAATTGAGCAATACCAGAAACTGGTAAATGAAGGTGTGGTAGCATTTATCAGTTGGAACCACTCCGATACCCAAGCGCTTAGCTCTCAAATTAACAATGGCAAAACCCCTCTTTTCTCTGCCAGCTACCGTGACGAACTGACTCGCGATACTAAAAAAAGCCCTTATAACTTTATGATTACCCCGAGCTATTCTGACCAGATGCAGATGCTAGTGGAATTTACCCGTATTTATCACCCTGAATCAATCCGCAGATTGGGGATTGCTAATTTGCTGGTAGATAATGAGTTTGGTCGGTATCCACTACAGGCTGGCAGGAATTATGCTGCTGCTAACAATATCTTCTGGTATCATGAAGGTCTCTTGAATCCTGTAGTTGATCCCCGCAACATAGATTATGAAGTGAATCGTCTTAAAGCAGCTAAACCGGATTGGACTATAATTCAAGCCGAAGCACCTTTGGCAGCCGCTGCTATGTCGGCTATACGAAAAGCAGGAGTAGTCGGTAAGTTTATCGGTATGCCTACCACAGGAGGACCGGACTTTCTAGATGTTATTGGAGGTAATGCTGCTGAGAATTATTATGTAGGCGTAACGCTACCCTACCCAACCGATGAATCTAACGGTATGACGGTGCTAAAGAAGTGGTGGCGCGCACATCAAACTAAAATTAACACTTCGCGTTTGCCGGAATATAGTCCCCCTACCCAACCGGATATGCGGTATATTCAGGGTTGGGCTACTGCAATGGTATTGCTGGAAGGTACTCGCCGTGCCTTAGTAGCTAGCCCCACTAAAGGGCAGGGAATAAATGGAGACGATATTAAAGCAGCACTTGAAACTTTGAACAATTATGATGCGGAGCAATTGTTGCCACCTTTGACCTTTAGTGCCGGCAATCATAAAGGCACTCAAATGCGTTTTTACAAGGTTGAAGGTGGTAACTGGCGTGTTGTCGAAGAGAACCTTTCTTTGGCTGAAATGGCGAGACGGGGTTACGCCATTACACCAACACCTATCCCTCCTACACCCACTCTGCGCCGTCGCTGATAAATATAAATTCAGTTTTAGGAGATAATAATATTTATGCTAAAAGCTCTGGCTAACTCTTTCAAACTTTATAATTCTTATTCACAAACAAAAGAGCCATTTAGTTCGGTAGAACCCGGTTCTGATTTGGCTAGGATTTATGTATGCGGCGTTACACCCTATGATACCAGCCATATAGGGCATGCGCTTACCGCTTTGACCTTTGATATACTCCACCGCTATCTTGAATATTTGGGTTATCAAGTTAAGCATGTGCAGAACCTGACGGATATTGATGACGATATTATCAAACGGGCAAATCGCGATGGAGTTAATTGGAATGACCTTGCCCGCCAATGGGATGAAATTTACCGCAATAGCCTTGCTGCCATCAATTGCCTACCTTTCGACAATTATATACCCGCTACCACTAAAATCCCTGAGATAATCGAAATGGTAAAGGGCTTGATCGAACGCGGGGCGGCTTATGAAGCCAAGGATGGGAATATATATTTTCGGGCAGCATCTTTCAAAAATTATGGCGCGTTAAGTCATTTGAACCCGGAAGAACTATTGGAGAAAGCTCGCGCTGCTGCTGTTGATAGCCTTGTAGATTACCCTGAAAATGATGCTAAAGAAAGCGTGCTGGATTTCGTGCTATGGCAAGCGGCACGTCCGGGTGAACCAAGATGGGACTCTCCATGGGGAGAGGGTCGTCCCGGTTGGCATATTGAGTGTAGTGCAATTGGATTAAACCAGTTCGGCGCGCAATTTGAGATTCATGGCGGTGGCGCAGATTTATTATTCCCGCACCATAGCTCTGAAATAGCCCAGAGCGAGAGTTATACCGGGCAGCATCCCTTTGTCAAATACTGGGTGCATATCGGGATGGTACATCTCGGTGGCGATAAGATGAGCAAGTCATTGGGAAATCTAGTGCTGGTTCGTGACGTAATAAAAAACCACCGTCCCGATGCACTACGCTTATATCTCTTAAGTATCCATTACCGAGAGCCGCTGCATTATGAAGAAAGTGGCGTAGTAATTGCGGAAGGTTGGTTGGCTCAGTTAGAAAAGGCGCTGGCAGTGGAAAGTGAAACCGCTAACGAGCAATTACACCCTACGGAGTGGCAACAGCGTTTCTTTGCAGCAATGAATGACGACCTTGATACACCGATTACGATTGAGACAATACTTGACCTTGCTCAAACTATTCTTGCGAAGGCGCATACAATCGGTGTAGTTAAGGCGCAAGCTGCGTTGAAAGAAATGCTTTCAATCTTAGGGTTATTTCTGGTAGAAAACTAAAAAGGGTGGAATTTGTTACCCTTTCAGTAGAAATCACACTTTAAGTTTGGCTAGAACCGGATCAATTTTAGCAGGAAGCCCGGAAAGTATTTCCACCGGGCTTTTTTGACCCCGCCAAACCGACTCTAGTTCAGTATCTATCAGTTTGACCACGTCATTAGAGGAGCGGAATTGTGCCACGCGCTTACCATATTTGCTCTCTTCGTTAAATACCTGCCAGTTGTATTTGCTATTGCGTAGATAGATATTATCTTCTCTAATAGATTGCCGTGCTGGTGTCAGCAACCCGGTTTCCATGAATAGACCCTCTCCTAAATCGCCCGTCAGAAACTTGACCAATTCCCATGCTTCCGCTTTATTCTTTGAGTTTTTGTGAATGACATATCCCGCACCACCCGCTACATTTACCCGCTGTTTTCCGACAGGCAAGGGCACTACATCCCACTCCAATCCCGGTGTTTGGCTGAAGGCTGGCACTTTGCCATGCCCTCCAAATGCCATTGCCAATTTCCCATCCTGGAAAAGCTGGGTTATCTCAGTGGAGGTATTCATCTGCTCATAAGTCGGTGTAACCCGGTCTTTATTAATTAGGTCAGAATAGAAATGGATTCCACTAAGCGCTTCTGGCGAATTGAGCAGAAGTTTTGAAGGTGGTTCGGGCGAAGTAAAGGAGTCATAGACTTCACCCCCAAGCTGCCAGACATAGAGTTGCCACCAGTAATCAGGTTCGAAAGCAAACCCGTACTGTGTAATGTTTCCATTCTCGTCTCGCTTGGTCAGTTTTTTTGCCGCTTCACGTAAATCTTGTAAAGTCCAGCCTGCTTTGGGAGTTGCCAAACCCGCTTCTCTGAACATCCTCAAGTTTACATAAATAACTTTGGTGTCATTATCACGAGGCAAACCGTATAGCGCATTGTTATAGTGAAAGGCTTCGAGTAGATTTGGGTAAAAATCGTTCAAATCTAGCTCTTTTTCTTTTGCTATATAAGGCTGTAAACTTTCGAGAATCCCTTTGCTGGCATAATTGGGTATATAGCTGAGAAACATCACATCTGGAGCTTTATCGCCAATCCAATCCTGCTCTACTCGGTTAAAATAATTTTCCCACTTCTCATATAGTGAGATTATTTTTATTCCGGGGTGCAGCCGTTCGTATAGGTCAATTAGCTTCTTATCTATTTGTATCTCTGCCTCGTCTCCCCAATACGAAAAAGTCAAAGACACATTTTTTGTAGCGCTTGTTGCAGAAGTTCCTCCACCGAGTGCCGGAGTATTAATAGCGCTTGTTGGCTTTGCAGTTTCCTCACCGCAAGCGATTAATAGCAAGTTGACCAGCAAAAAGCTTAGGAGGGCAAAGCATTTATTGAAATGTTGCTCTTTTTTATTCATATCGCTAATAACCTCAGTTTATGAGATGAAAAACTATTATTTACTACCGGGATTAGGATTTAGCCAAAAGTGGATTGAGGATGTTGGGTAGGGTCGCCAGCGCTATATTAACACTCATTTTCCCTTGCCAAACCGGAGCAAGTGTCTGGTCAATAATGCCATTAAGTTTATTCGAAGAGCGAAACTCAGGGTAAATATGACCTAGCCTAGTTTCTTCCACAAAAACTTGCCAGTTAAATTTGCTGTTGCGGACGTATATATTATCTTCACGGATAGATTGGCGCGATGGTACAACTAGCCCAGTTTCCATAAAGAAACCTTGCCCCAATTCACTCGATAAATATTTGAGGAATTGCCAAGCGGCTTCTTTATTCTTCGAGTCATGATTAATCGCATACCCTGCTCCACCGATTACATTGACCCTTTTCTTACCCATCGGTAAGGGAACCACATCCCACTCTAAATTCTGATTCTTTGAAAATGCAGGTACGGCAGAATGGTTTCCAAAAACCATTGCTACTTTCCCCTCCGTAAAAAGCTTTATATTATTGTCTCCATTACTCATAACTTCGTAAGAGGGTGTCACTTTATCAACATTAATTAGATCGGCAAAGAACTGGATTGCTTCGTTTGCTTCCGGTGAATCAATCAAAGTTTTGCGAGGTGGTTCAGGTGGCGTAAAGCTATCCCAAACCTCACCCCCGTTTTGCCAGACCCAGAGTTGCCACCATTCATTGACTTCAAAGGCATAACCGTATTGGGTAGTATTACCTTTCTCATCACGCTTGGTTAGCTTTTTGGAATAATCGCGCAAGTCTTGCCAAGTCCAACCCGCTTTAGGAGTGGTAAGCCCGGCTTCTTTGAGCAATTTCAAGTTGACATAAACAACTTTAGTATCATTATCTCGCGGTAAGCTGTATTGTTGCCCATTGTATTGATGTTGTATTAAAAGGTTGGGGTAAAAATCTTCCGGTTTTACATCACCATCTCTGGCAATATAAGGACTAAGGTTTTCAAGAATACCTTTGCTGGCATAAGTCGGGATATATGCCATGAACATCACGTCTGGCGCTTTATTTCCCACCCATTCGTTGTCTATCTTATTAAAGTAATCCTGCCAATCCGCATGCAAGGTTATGACTTTGATGTTGGGGTTAAATTTCTCGAATTGCTCTACCAATTTATTGTTAACGGCTACCTCACCGGCATCACCCCAAAATGACCAAGTGATTGTAGCCTGAGCGTTACTAGTGGTGGTGGTAGCGTTTGGTGCAGACGTTGGGGGGATAGTAGTCGAATTAACGCTCGAAACTGTATTAGTAGGAGTAACATCAGAATTTCCACAAGCAGCAAGCAACAAATTAAATACGAAAACTAATACAATATAAATTGCATACTTTGGAGCATTATTTCTAAAACTCATAAAGGTATCCGGTTTAAGCATTATTAGTAAATATTGAGGTTATGAGCTTACTTTGAAATCAAAAGCAATCTTGGCGCTTACAGGCTACTGCTTCGTAGTATAATTTTAGGAAGCATTATAACATAGAAAACCCTTCAGCTGACCAAATTATTTATTAGATTTACTAATGAAGTGAGGCTATACTCGCTGCTTTTACTCAGGGTTTGCCTGATATTTCACATGTTACCCTTGACACACAATAGTTCGTTAGAGTAGTATGTTAAAAACACAAAGCAGTGTCTTTGGTAACAAATATACCCGTGAAAATTCCCCTAAAATTAAAACCCGTGCCTTAAAAACGCGGGAGAGAAAGCGATAGAGCGATGCTTGAAGGGTATGTGCCCATACTAATTCTATTAATTTTTGCTGTGTTAGCTTCGTTCCTTTTCAGTGGAATAGCGTTGCTGCAGAACGCAAAAAACCCCAGTGAAGCCAAAACATCGACTTACGAGGGTGGTGTGCCTTTGCTACAGCAAGTTCCGAATCGTTTCCCCGTTAAATTTCTGGAAGTGGCGATGCTCTTCCTTATTTTTGACATTGAAACGGTGGCTTTCTTTCCGTGGGCGGTACTGCTAAACCAACTTAAGGTATTTGGTTTGGTTGAGATGGGCTTATTTTTACTGGTATTGGGCGTGGGTTATATCTATTTGCTCAAAAAGGGCGCATTCAAATGGGATTAAAAAATGGGTAATGAGCTTTATCGTGTTGAAGATTTTTTCACTATAAATGCAACTCGTCCCGGTGATGCTCAATCAATTATGAGCGCCTCTCCGGTGGGGGGTATGGTCACTACTACCGTTGATAACTTGGCAAATTGGGGGCGAAAATCCTCTTTATGGCCTGCTCTATTTGGGTTGGCTTGTTGCGCTATCGAAATGATGGCGACAGGGGGCGCTAGGTTTGATATGGCACGTTTTGGTTCGGAAGTATTCCGAGCTTCCCCACGACAAGCTGATTTGATGATTGTGGCGGGGCGTGTTTCTGCTAAGATGGCTCCTGCCGTTCGCCAAATTTACGAACAGATGCCCGGTCCTAAATGGGTAATTGCGATGGGAGCATGCGCCAGTTGTGGTGGCGTATTCAACAATTATGCTATTGTACAGGGCGTAGATTTGATAGTGCCGGTAGATGTTTATGTGGCAGGTTGTCCACCTAATCCCGAAGCGCTATTGGAAGGCTTTCAAATTTTACAGAAAAAAATCATGGCAGGCGTGCCCAATCCACCTGATCCGATGAGTTATGCCCCGGAGGTAGTGAGTGACCCCAACTTCGGACGAACCCGCTAACCCGGTTCAAAATGAGGAAAATACTCTCAAGGCAGAGCGTTTTCCAAACGTAAAACGCAGCGAAATGCGAGCGGCGGATGGTACGCCCACTTTTATTGTACCTGCCGATGAATTGCTGGAAGTATTGCAGTATCTGCGCGATGAAGCCCGCTTTACTATGCTGGAAGATGTCACGGCGGTAGATTGGAAAAAAGAGCCGCGCTTCCAGCTAGTTTATAATTTATTGTCGCTAGAACGAGCTTCCGTTATCCGAATAAAAGTAAATTTGCCGGGAGAGAATCCAATCGTATCCAGCGTCACTGCCTTATTTCCGGGCGCTAACTGGTACGAGCGCGAGGTTTTCGACCTATTCGGTATTACTTTTACCGAGCATCCGGACTTGCGGCGTATAGAAATGCCGGATGATTGGCAAGGTCACCCACTTCGCAAAGATTATCCCATTACGGGACCGCGCCGCCCGGTTATGCCTGCTAATCAGTTCAGACCGGTCGGCAGAAGTAATTCATAAGAGAAGAGGTCGTTAAGCTTGGAAGATCTGGCTTTAAAGGATAGCTGGTTACAGGAAGACGGAGATAAAGAGGACGAGAGTAATATT
This window contains:
- a CDS encoding ABC transporter substrate-binding protein; the protein is MNKKEQHFNKCFALLSFLLVNLLLIACGEETAKPTSAINTPALGGGTSATSATKNVSLTFSYWGDEAEIQIDKKLIDLYERLHPGIKIISLYEKWENYFNRVEQDWIGDKAPDVMFLSYIPNYASKGILESLQPYIAKEKELDLNDFYPNLLEAFHYNNALYGLPRDNDTKVIYVNLRMFREAGLATPKAGWTLQDLREAAKKLTKRDENGNITQYGFAFEPDYWWQLYVWQLGGEVYDSFTSPEPPSKLLLNSPEALSGIHFYSDLINKDRVTPTYEQMNTSTEITQLFQDGKLAMAFGGHGKVPAFSQTPGLEWDVVPLPVGKQRVNVAGGAGYVIHKNSKNKAEAWELVKFLTGDLGEGLFMETGLLTPARQSIREDNIYLRNSKYNWQVFNEESKYGKRVAQFRSSNDVVKLIDTELESVWRGQKSPVEILSGLPAKIDPVLAKLKV
- a CDS encoding NADH-quinone oxidoreductase subunit C gives rise to the protein MTPTSDEPANPVQNEENTLKAERFPNVKRSEMRAADGTPTFIVPADELLEVLQYLRDEARFTMLEDVTAVDWKKEPRFQLVYNLLSLERASVIRIKVNLPGENPIVSSVTALFPGANWYEREVFDLFGITFTEHPDLRRIEMPDDWQGHPLRKDYPITGPRRPVMPANQFRPVGRSNS
- a CDS encoding ABC transporter substrate-binding protein, which codes for MLLNLLLVACGLDANTSATPVNVPTPLPGFKGSIQIGAMFDLTTAPTEDAREYAAGVSGYINYLNSTGGAAGYRIDMRVVNYAGKAPVAIEQYQKLVNEGVVAFISWNHSDTQALSSQINNGKTPLFSASYRDELTRDTKKSPYNFMITPSYSDQMQMLVEFTRIYHPESIRRLGIANLLVDNEFGRYPLQAGRNYAAANNIFWYHEGLLNPVVDPRNIDYEVNRLKAAKPDWTIIQAEAPLAAAAMSAIRKAGVVGKFIGMPTTGGPDFLDVIGGNAAENYYVGVTLPYPTDESNGMTVLKKWWRAHQTKINTSRLPEYSPPTQPDMRYIQGWATAMVLLEGTRRALVASPTKGQGINGDDIKAALETLNNYDAEQLLPPLTFSAGNHKGTQMRFYKVEGGNWRVVEENLSLAEMARRGYAITPTPIPPTPTLRRR
- a CDS encoding NADH-quinone oxidoreductase subunit B, with amino-acid sequence MSASPVGGMVTTTVDNLANWGRKSSLWPALFGLACCAIEMMATGGARFDMARFGSEVFRASPRQADLMIVAGRVSAKMAPAVRQIYEQMPGPKWVIAMGACASCGGVFNNYAIVQGVDLIVPVDVYVAGCPPNPEALLEGFQILQKKIMAGVPNPPDPMSYAPEVVSDPNFGRTR
- a CDS encoding ABC transporter substrate-binding protein, whose protein sequence is MSFRNNAPKYAIYIVLVFVFNLLLAACGNSDVTPTNTVSSVNSTTIPPTSAPNATTTTSNAQATITWSFWGDAGEVAVNNKLVEQFEKFNPNIKVITLHADWQDYFNKIDNEWVGNKAPDVMFMAYIPTYASKGILENLSPYIARDGDVKPEDFYPNLLIQHQYNGQQYSLPRDNDTKVVYVNLKLLKEAGLTTPKAGWTWQDLRDYSKKLTKRDEKGNTTQYGYAFEVNEWWQLWVWQNGGEVWDSFTPPEPPRKTLIDSPEANEAIQFFADLINVDKVTPSYEVMSNGDNNIKLFTEGKVAMVFGNHSAVPAFSKNQNLEWDVVPLPMGKKRVNVIGGAGYAINHDSKNKEAAWQFLKYLSSELGQGFFMETGLVVPSRQSIREDNIYVRNSKFNWQVFVEETRLGHIYPEFRSSNKLNGIIDQTLAPVWQGKMSVNIALATLPNILNPLLAKS
- the cysS gene encoding cysteine--tRNA ligase, with the protein product MLKALANSFKLYNSYSQTKEPFSSVEPGSDLARIYVCGVTPYDTSHIGHALTALTFDILHRYLEYLGYQVKHVQNLTDIDDDIIKRANRDGVNWNDLARQWDEIYRNSLAAINCLPFDNYIPATTKIPEIIEMVKGLIERGAAYEAKDGNIYFRAASFKNYGALSHLNPEELLEKARAAAVDSLVDYPENDAKESVLDFVLWQAARPGEPRWDSPWGEGRPGWHIECSAIGLNQFGAQFEIHGGGADLLFPHHSSEIAQSESYTGQHPFVKYWVHIGMVHLGGDKMSKSLGNLVLVRDVIKNHRPDALRLYLLSIHYREPLHYEESGVVIAEGWLAQLEKALAVESETANEQLHPTEWQQRFFAAMNDDLDTPITIETILDLAQTILAKAHTIGVVKAQAALKEMLSILGLFLVEN
- a CDS encoding NADH-quinone oxidoreductase subunit A — protein: MLQNAKNPSEAKTSTYEGGVPLLQQVPNRFPVKFLEVAMLFLIFDIETVAFFPWAVLLNQLKVFGLVEMGLFLLVLGVGYIYLLKKGAFKWD